One genomic segment of Occultella kanbiaonis includes these proteins:
- a CDS encoding mandelate racemase/muconate lactonizing enzyme family protein: protein MKITRVTVEVTSEPKQHAIRDAIQLLDRNGRCDVTVETDAGVSGTSSTYFGRVASSPALLGALITEQLGPAIIGQDATMIRHIRDLLRTLTDYQGTAGLSTFGISAIDQALWDLLGKSLGVPVWKLLGANRTAIPTYAMVGWLELDVPQLQDVCARAMEQGFQGVKMKVGGGPLAEDLERIGAVRAVIGDGVPLMVDANQAFDLAEAIRRGRAYSDLGCRWFEEPLRAADTAAHIRLAEKLDIPIATGENRYGQEQFRDLFVGGGVGVVQPDLRRAGGLTDCYEIGLMAAGFGIPYASHGGGAHIHVLAALPNTIYVESGLLPADGSVTLTDGCYPLPTEPGLSSWSAH from the coding sequence ATGAAGATCACCAGAGTCACCGTCGAGGTCACCTCCGAGCCCAAGCAGCACGCGATCCGGGACGCGATCCAGCTGCTGGACCGCAACGGCCGCTGCGACGTGACGGTCGAGACGGACGCCGGCGTCAGCGGCACCAGCAGCACCTATTTCGGTCGCGTCGCCAGCTCGCCCGCGCTGCTCGGCGCCCTGATCACCGAGCAGCTCGGCCCGGCGATCATCGGCCAGGACGCCACCATGATCCGGCACATCCGCGACCTGCTCAGGACCCTGACCGACTACCAGGGCACGGCGGGCCTGTCGACCTTCGGCATCTCCGCGATCGATCAGGCCCTCTGGGACCTGCTCGGCAAGTCGCTCGGGGTGCCGGTCTGGAAACTGCTGGGTGCCAACCGGACGGCGATCCCCACCTACGCGATGGTGGGGTGGCTCGAGCTGGACGTTCCGCAGCTGCAGGACGTCTGCGCCCGGGCCATGGAACAGGGCTTCCAGGGCGTGAAGATGAAGGTGGGCGGTGGCCCTCTGGCCGAGGATCTCGAACGGATCGGTGCGGTCCGCGCGGTGATCGGCGACGGGGTCCCGCTGATGGTCGACGCCAACCAGGCGTTCGACCTCGCCGAGGCGATCCGGCGTGGGCGCGCGTACTCCGACCTCGGCTGCCGGTGGTTCGAGGAACCGCTACGAGCCGCGGACACGGCGGCGCACATCCGGCTGGCCGAGAAGCTGGACATCCCGATCGCCACCGGGGAGAACCGCTACGGGCAGGAACAGTTCCGGGACCTGTTCGTCGGTGGCGGCGTCGGCGTGGTCCAACCGGACCTGCGCCGGGCCGGCGGGCTCACCGACTGCTACGAGATCGGACTGATGGCGGCCGGGTTCGGCATCCCGTACGCCTCGCACGGCGGCGGTGCGCACATCCACGTCCTCGCGGCGCTGCCGAACACGATCTACGTCGAGAGCGGGCTGCTGCCGGCGGACGGATCGGTCACCCTGACCGACGGCTGCTACCCGCTGCCCACCGAACCCGGCCTGTCCTCCTGGAGCGCGCACTGA
- a CDS encoding extracellular solute-binding protein — MLKTLGVASGAALIGGPLAGCGGGGSGSDSGSGGTFAFMSWDATSDTPLYQVAQNWAEQASREIDVQSVPGGGDYETKLRTVLSSGAHPDVIRINDDFVQAYYSEGSLLDLTPYLEQDSIDADDFYPVAFNFAKQADGAHAAWPILTNPGIIYCNVDAFEEAGVPLPPTDWDADGWTWDDFLDAATKLTKPGGERWGALLFHDTALETVWPVNNGTTGIYSEDAQTFTLADEGSTDALQWAADLALVHGVHPDFGTVSTGKSTPNWAQSLFGTGQVAMLLGLTSSIPYLRENAEVNWDIFPPPQQVTRQTVNTMTVLAVPSESPDPDAAWDFLKYCVGPEAAELFAESRGFVPVATASADLFVADDQAPQNLAMVSQALANAVNENFGLYIERARTVYRPVLDEIWSGRQTAADALGGIRAEVEAILAGQG; from the coding sequence TTGCTCAAGACCCTGGGAGTGGCCTCCGGCGCCGCGCTCATCGGTGGCCCACTCGCCGGCTGTGGGGGCGGCGGCTCCGGCTCCGACTCCGGGTCGGGCGGGACCTTCGCCTTCATGAGCTGGGACGCCACCTCCGACACCCCGCTGTACCAGGTCGCCCAGAACTGGGCGGAACAGGCCTCCCGGGAGATCGACGTGCAGTCGGTGCCGGGCGGCGGCGACTACGAGACGAAGCTTCGCACCGTGCTCTCGTCGGGCGCCCACCCGGACGTCATCCGCATCAACGACGACTTCGTGCAGGCGTACTACAGCGAGGGCTCACTGCTCGATCTCACCCCCTATCTCGAGCAGGACTCGATCGACGCGGACGACTTCTACCCGGTGGCGTTCAACTTCGCCAAGCAGGCCGACGGCGCGCACGCGGCCTGGCCGATCCTGACGAACCCGGGGATCATCTACTGCAACGTGGACGCCTTCGAGGAGGCGGGCGTGCCGCTCCCGCCGACTGACTGGGACGCCGACGGGTGGACCTGGGACGACTTCCTCGACGCAGCCACGAAGCTCACCAAGCCGGGCGGCGAACGCTGGGGCGCGCTGCTCTTCCACGACACCGCCCTGGAGACCGTCTGGCCCGTCAACAACGGCACGACCGGCATCTACTCCGAGGACGCCCAGACGTTCACGCTCGCCGACGAGGGCAGCACGGACGCGCTGCAGTGGGCCGCCGACCTTGCGCTCGTGCACGGCGTCCACCCGGACTTCGGCACGGTCAGCACCGGGAAGTCCACTCCGAACTGGGCCCAGTCCCTGTTCGGGACCGGGCAGGTCGCGATGCTCCTCGGGCTGACCAGCTCGATCCCCTACCTCCGCGAGAACGCGGAGGTGAACTGGGACATCTTCCCGCCGCCGCAGCAGGTGACCCGGCAGACCGTGAACACCATGACGGTCCTGGCCGTGCCGTCCGAGTCGCCGGATCCCGATGCCGCCTGGGACTTCCTGAAGTACTGCGTCGGCCCTGAGGCCGCCGAGCTCTTCGCCGAGTCGCGCGGTTTCGTACCCGTGGCCACCGCCTCCGCCGACCTGTTCGTCGCCGACGATCAGGCACCCCAGAACCTCGCGATGGTCAGCCAGGCCCTGGCGAACGCCGTCAACGAGAACTTCGGTCTGTACATCGAGCGGGCGCGCACGGTCTACCGGCCCGTCCTCGACGAGATCTGGAGCGGCCGCCAGACCGCCGCCGACGCGCTCGGTGGGATCCGGGCCGAGGTCGAGGCGATCCTGGCCGGGCAGGGTTGA